The DNA region ACGCCGATAAACTGCGCCGGGCTGACCAGCCCCACCCCGGGCCGCTCCCAGCGCACCAGGGCCTCGGCACCCACCGGCAGGCCCGTTTTCAGGTCGCACACCGGCTGGTAGGCCACCCGGAATTCCTGGCGGGCCAGCGCGCGGCGCAGCGCCTGATCCAGGTCCAGCCGCTCGGTCACTTCGCGCTCGAAGGCAGGCTGGTAGCGCACCAGATGGCGCTGGGTGCGCTTGGCCACATACATGGCAGTGTCGGCGCGGCGCAGCAGCGTGGAGGCGTCGTCGCCGTCGGTGGGGTAGGCCACCAGCCCGCCCGAGACGCGCAGGGTCATGGCGCGCCCGTCCAGCCACAGCGGCGCGCCCAGTTCGGTCAGCACCCGCTGGGCGCGCTCCCACAGCCCGGCCCCCTCGGTCCCCAGGGGAAACAGCACAATGAACTCGTCGCCGCCAAAGCGCGCCGCGTCCTCGCCCACCAGCGCCTGCAACCGTCCGGCCACCTGCCGCAGCAGGGTGTCGCCCGCGTCGTGGCCCAGGGTGTCGTTCACGCGCTTGAACTCGTCCAGATCGGTAAACAGCAGGCCAAAGGGCTGCCGGGCCGCCAGCAGCGCGTTCAGGCGGGCCTGCAGCCCCGCGCGGTTGGCCAGGCCGGTCAGCGGATCATGCACCGCCTGGTGGCGCAGGGCCACCTGCACCGCCTGCAACTCACGGGTGCGGGCGCGCTCGCGCTCGGCAGCCAGTTGCGCCTTGAGCAGCTGCGCGCGCTGCTCGCCGGCGGCGTCCAGCTGCGCGCGGTCCAGGGTGCGGGCCGCTTCCAGGTGCGCCAGGGCGACGTCCAGCTGGCCCTGGGCGCGGCGCACCTCGGCCAGGGCCGCGTGCGCCTCGGCGGCCTCGCGCGTCAAGCTGGCCCCCTGGGCCAGGGTCAGGGCCGCACCCACAAAGGGATCGGCGGCGTCCGGGGCTCCACAGGCGGCGTGGGCGCGCCCCAGCGCGAGGTTCAGGCGAAACTGCGCCAGCACCGGTAAGGCGGGGTGCACCTTCAGGTCCAGCTCGCGGGCGCGGGCCAGCACCTCGGCCGGGCGCGACAGGGCGCACAGGCTGCCAAACAGCCCGCCCAGCACCAGCGCTTCAAAGGCATACAGGCCGTGGCGGCGCACCTGCAGCAGCGCGCGCTCAAAGACCGTCAGCGCCGCCGGGTGCTGCCCGGCGCGGCTGTGCACCACGCCCAGGGCGTTCTGGGCCTGCACCTCGAATTCCGGCAGGCCGGTCTTCTGGGCCAGCGCCACCGCCTCGCGGGCGTAGCGCAGCGCGAGGTCGCGCTCAAAGGCGTCGGCGTGCAGCGCACTCAGGTTCACCAGCGCCCGCAGCTGCCCCGGCGCGTCGCCCCGGGTGCGGGTGCGCTCCAGGTTGCTCAGGTGCAGCCCCACCGCGCGCCCAAAATCGCCCAGATCGGTCAGCACCAGGGCCACGGCGTTCAGGGCGCGCACCTCCAGCGCCTCGCTGCCCAGGCGCTGGGCCTGGGCAGCGGCGGTGTTCAGCAGGCGCAGCGCCCGGTGG from Deinococcus arcticus includes:
- a CDS encoding EAL domain-containing protein, whose amino-acid sequence is MTRPAPPTDDASGLLGALLDEAEELRNVRPELAYALAQRVLGRLDEGLGSPTAARALFLMGVAQYEHKEPHRALRLLNTAAAQAQRLGSEALEVRALNAVALVLTDLGDFGRAVGLHLSNLERTRTRGDAPGQLRALVNLSALHADAFERDLALRYAREAVALAQKTGLPEFEVQAQNALGVVHSRAGQHPAALTVFERALLQVRRHGLYAFEALVLGGLFGSLCALSRPAEVLARARELDLKVHPALPVLAQFRLNLALGRAHAACGAPDAADPFVGAALTLAQGASLTREAAEAHAALAEVRRAQGQLDVALAHLEAARTLDRAQLDAAGEQRAQLLKAQLAAERERARTRELQAVQVALRHQAVHDPLTGLANRAGLQARLNALLAARQPFGLLFTDLDEFKRVNDTLGHDAGDTLLRQVAGRLQALVGEDAARFGGDEFIVLFPLGTEGAGLWERAQRVLTELGAPLWLDGRAMTLRVSGGLVAYPTDGDDASTLLRRADTAMYVAKRTQRHLVRYQPAFEREVTERLDLDQALRRALARQEFRVAYQPVCDLKTGLPVGAEALVRWERPGVGLVSPAQFIGVAEDNGLIRPLGEWVLREACRQAGLWRASGLGLLSVAVNVSPVQLADPGFTGAVEAALTDFALPPRALSLEVTEQVAVTDLREAGQRLSALRGLGVRISLDDFGTGQSSLAVLRHLPIDTLKLDQSFVRDVPGEPAAQAVISALLTLTAGLGLHVVAEGVETQAHREALLGLGGGAAQGYAFSPPLPPDAFQRWWLAQMD